The stretch of DNA CGAGTACCTGTTCGAAGCCCTGCGCCTGGGCGCCAGCGGGTTCCTCTTGAAGGACATAGAGCCGGCCGATCTGCGGCAAGCGATACGGGTGGTCCACGCCGGCCACGCCCTGCTCTCCCCGAGCGTCACGCGCCGGGTCATCGACCAGTTCGCCGCCCAGCCCCAGGCGCCTGCGGTGGAGCTCGACCGGATGCAGTTTTTGACCGAGAGAGAGCGCGAGGTGGTCGGGCTGGTGGGCTCGGGCCTCAACAACGACGAGATCGCCGAGCGGCTCTTCCTCAGCCCGGCCACGGCCAAAACCCACGTCAGCCGGTCGATGATCAAGCTCGGCGTGCGCGACCGGGCGCAGCTGGTGGTCTTCGCCTACGAAACCGGCCTGGTCAGCCGCGGCCACGGCATACCCCCGGTGAGGTAACCGGCCCTTCCGGCTGCTTCCAACTGCGTACGGCAGGTGTCCCTTGCGGGGGGACGACCCGGCGGGTCCCCTTTTCTAGCCTGATCCCAGGCAATCCGAAAGGGGAGATCTATGGGAAAACGACAGTTGATCGCAGCGGTGGTTCTGGTTTTGGCGAGCGGCCTCTTAGGGGCTTGTGCGCAGGAGGTGGCGGCCTCGGGCGACGTGACCCAGGGGGCCGCTTCGGGCGACGCGATCAAGGTGGTTGCGGCCGACAACGAGTTCAAACCCGACGAGATCAAGGGCGGGGCCGGCGAGGAGATCACCGTCGAAGTCACCAACGGCGGCGACTCGCCTCACAACTTCGTGATCAAGGACCTCGACGTCTCATCGGGGACGCTGGAGTCGGACAAGGTGGCGACAGTGAAGTTCGTGATGCCGGACGAACAAACGGAGTTCGTCTGCACGTTTCACGGCGGGATGAAGGGCGAGTTGGTACCCGAGGAGGC from Actinomycetota bacterium encodes:
- a CDS encoding response regulator transcription factor, whose amino-acid sequence is MIRVLLADDQKLVRAGFRSLLERTEDMEVVAEAADGAEAVRLAATHRPDVILMDIRMPVMDGLEAVKVILSDAKLEGTKVVMLTTFELDEYLFEALRLGASGFLLKDIEPADLRQAIRVVHAGHALLSPSVTRRVIDQFAAQPQAPAVELDRMQFLTEREREVVGLVGSGLNNDEIAERLFLSPATAKTHVSRSMIKLGVRDRAQLVVFAYETGLVSRGHGIPPVR
- a CDS encoding cupredoxin domain-containing protein; its protein translation is MGKRQLIAAVVLVLASGLLGACAQEVAASGDVTQGAASGDAIKVVAADNEFKPDEIKGGAGEEITVEVTNGGDSPHNFVIKDLDVSSGTLESDKVATVKFVMPDEQTEFVCTFHGGMKGELVPEEA